One window from the genome of uncultured Cohaesibacter sp. encodes:
- a CDS encoding M24 family metallopeptidase — MSHASLDPAIAKARLANLRQQMADTATDLVVLGPSSHMAWLSGVNPHGDERPVLLVVTESFCGFLMPALNVDSARAATDLPFYPWSDDQGPAEALDTLLNDADAKRSGLSVVLDETMRADFALLLLDALDSPKRRFTDDTIGLLRTRKDADESRRIKAAHLLNDAAVAEAFASLKVGMTEKDVEDLIAAHYKKNGAEMAFCAICFGENSAYPHHNSGSTKLTDNMAVLIDTGCILDGYPSDMTRTGFFGTPDDEFKKVFAVVEDAVVAALAAAKAGAKAQDVDLAARNTIAAAGYGEYFLHRCGHGLGIDIHEPPYITATSERVLEEGNVFSIEPGIYLAGRFGVRLEEIVILKGEGCEIYSEMDRGMKCQG, encoded by the coding sequence ATGTCCCACGCTTCCCTTGATCCGGCCATTGCCAAGGCCCGCCTCGCAAACCTGCGCCAGCAAATGGCCGACACCGCGACCGATCTGGTGGTGCTCGGCCCTTCGAGCCATATGGCTTGGCTGTCCGGCGTCAATCCGCACGGTGACGAGCGTCCGGTGCTGCTCGTCGTCACTGAGAGTTTCTGCGGCTTCCTGATGCCCGCACTCAATGTGGATTCGGCCCGCGCCGCGACCGATCTGCCCTTCTATCCCTGGAGCGATGATCAAGGCCCGGCTGAGGCGCTCGATACTCTGCTGAATGATGCCGATGCCAAGAGATCGGGCCTCAGCGTCGTACTCGACGAGACCATGCGTGCCGATTTTGCCCTGCTGCTGCTCGATGCCCTCGATAGCCCCAAACGGCGCTTTACCGATGACACCATCGGATTGTTGCGCACCCGAAAGGATGCGGACGAGTCTCGCCGCATAAAGGCCGCCCATCTGCTCAATGATGCCGCCGTTGCCGAAGCCTTCGCCAGCCTGAAGGTCGGCATGACTGAGAAGGATGTGGAGGACCTGATCGCCGCCCACTATAAAAAGAACGGCGCGGAAATGGCCTTCTGTGCCATCTGCTTTGGCGAAAATTCGGCCTACCCTCATCACAATTCCGGCAGCACTAAGCTGACCGACAACATGGCGGTGCTGATCGATACCGGCTGCATCCTTGATGGCTACCCTTCCGACATGACCCGCACCGGTTTCTTCGGAACGCCCGATGACGAATTCAAGAAAGTCTTCGCCGTGGTCGAGGATGCGGTCGTTGCAGCCCTTGCGGCAGCCAAGGCCGGAGCCAAGGCGCAGGACGTCGATCTTGCTGCCCGCAACACCATCGCTGCGGCGGGATATGGCGAGTATTTCCTCCACCGCTGCGGCCATGGTCTCGGCATCGACATTCATGAGCCGCCCTACATCACCGCCACCTCGGAGCGCGTGCTGGAGGAAGGCAATGTCTTCTCCATCGAGCCGGGCATCTATCTTGCCGGACGCTTCGGCGTGCGCCTTGAGGAGATCGTGATCCTCAAGGGTGAAGGCTGCGAGATCTATTCTGAAATGGATCGCGGCATGAAATGTCAGGGCTGA